TCGTGGCCGACGGAATCGAGTCATCCCAGTTGAGCACGTCGTGCCAACTGGTGCCGTCACCGCCCCAGCCCGCACCTCTCCAGTGCTCGGCCGCAGGGACCGTGATGGCCATTCCCAACACCGCCACGACGGCGATCAACCGGATCTTTGCTCTGACCATGTTCTCGCTCCTCCTCTACGTTCGAGTTCGAGCCTCGAATCCCTCGCCTACCTCTTCAATCATCGCACGCCGGGTTGGCCGGCACTCCAGGACCACTGGCGCAGTCCTCGAAAGCCGCCAGATCGAAACTGTCCACGTCGTTGTCCTGGCCGGGTGAGTTGTCGTTGTTCCGGCGATCGAAGCACTGACAGTAATCAGGGTCGGTCAACACTCCGCCGTCCATACCCGTGTAGCAGAGCTGAAAGACGGCAAAATCGGCCTGATCGACGTCCCCGTCCCCATCCACATCGGCAAACACCTCGGTGTTGCAGGGGCTCTCGTAGCAGCCCGGCCCAAGGCACAGGTTCCGGCCGATGAGCGCGACCTCCTCCCCGGGGGCGAACATGCCTGCGTTGGTACCCGTGACCCAGTCAAAATAGATGACCTGCTGACCCAGCGTGCTGCCCGTGCCGAAACCAATTGAATCCGTGGCCGACGCTTTGCTCGAGGCGTTGAGAATCTCAATCACCGGGGCGGGATTCTCATCAAAGTAGATTCGTATCACCCGCGAGCCGTTCACTTCCCCCATGCAAGCGCGGATGATGTGGTACCCGGCGTACCAATCAAGCGTCTGGTCGGCGAAGGTGTGGTTGTCACCCCGCGCGGTTTCCTTGAGGTAGCCCGCGATGCCCTGGCCCTGACCAGTTATGTCGCCCGCGCCGCTCCAATGGCAACCGAGCGAGCCCCCGCCGTCGTGCCAGATGGACAGGTTCTCACCCTCTATGTTGTTCCCGAATTTGAATGTCGTGCGCACCCGGCCCACAATCGTCGCGCCAGTGCTACTGCCGATGTTCTGCGACGGTCTCGTCCGAAGCTTCAGCTTGTAATCCGGCCCGTCGGCAATCTTCAGTTCCCAGCCGTCCTGGGCCAAGGCATTAGGCTCAACCGCCAGGGCTGGCGGTGATGTGTTCCGGTAGTTGTCCGCCTCGCCCTCGCGTTCGGTAAACGTCATTCCCGGCCCGCCCGCGTTGGGGGCCTCCGGATCCACGTCGCCGTTGTAGATCATGATGAACGGAGCGATGATCTCGACGTCCCGGCCAAAACAAGGATTGCAGTCGGCGGTCAACCGCAACCGGGCGACGTTCACGCCGACCTCAAGCTTGGCATAGTCCACGGTAACCGTCACGATGTCCGTGCCGCCGGGGGCGACTGGCCCGCCAGTCGGCTTGTCCACGCTCAGCCACGGCACATCCGTGACGACGCCGTTGCGATCCACCTCAACCACCGTGTAGTTGAGATCTGCCCCGCCTGCCGCCGCGGTATTGCTGACCGTCAGCTCATGAGTCTGGGTCGCGAGCTTGTCTGCGCCCGGCAGGGTGTTGACCGAAGCCGGCGAAACGTCGAAATCACACGTGTCGGCCGGCTGTAGACGGATCGTGGTGTAGCCGGATCGGGTGACGCCGTAATCGACCGCCCACTCGCCGGCCTCACCCTTCTGGACGTAATTCTCGAAGAAGCTCGTTCGATCGCCCTGGAGTTGGACCGTCGAACAAAGGTACTGGGTGATCTTTCCATCCTTGTACCATGCAGTCTCAGAACCGGTCATATCCTCAACCCAGACCAGTCCGCCACCGTACACGTTAAACGCGTAACCCTCCCAGGCGTCAATGCGAGAGATCTGCGAAGCCCGGAACGTACCATACAGATCAAGGACCGAGCCGTTATCATGACGCAAGACGCCGGCCGCCGCTCTTCCGCCGGACTCGACTTTCATATAGGCACCGCCAGTCGAACCCAAATTGATCTGCTGATCGGCCGAATCGAACGACGGTCCCATAATCAGGCTGGCACCGGGCTTGACGACCACGTTTTGTGCCCGTTGCAGGACCAACTCGCCCGTCATGGTCAAGGTAATGTTTTCGTTGACCGTGACGGTGACAGGGTAATCAACCCGGTCCCACATCGTGGCGCCCCTGGTTGCGATATCTGAGGTGACGTGGATGTCCCAGGCCTTGAAGGGAACGTAGTAGCCGTAGTTCCGTCGGTGGATATTCCAGTCACTGCCCGCCGGGTTGACGCGATCATCCCAGTTCAGGGCATTGTTGAAGTCCCAACCATCGCCCACGCCGTTGTTGTCGCCTTCCCAGTCCACGGCCGCCTGTGCTATCCCGACCCAGACCAGCATCGCCGCAACACATGCGAGCTTCCTCATCCCTTTTCCTCCTTCTCGCTTTCTCATGCCTTCGAACCTTATGGCCCAAGATCTGTTCTGTGCCGCTGGCGCGCATCCTTCCGGATCACAGTGCATTTGGCCTGCGGCCCGCAAGAAAGCGACCCGCCTTAAGGCCTCCACCGTCCCCGGTTCGCTTCAAAGAACTGAAAGCAACCCCGGGCATGGGAATCAGCGGTTAGCAAACAGCACCGCCAATGCCCCTTCCCGAACATTGCGCGCCAGGCGCTTCAGAAACCTGCCTCCTTCAGACCTGCCCCACCCGTTTGTGCTGCCATCACGCCGCATTTCCTTCACAGCCCTCGCCCGGACGGAAACGGCCAAACGCAAGAACTGCGGCTTGCGCACGTGGCCCATCGTAACGCGCCGCTGGCAACAAATCAAGCAAAATCCACCTCATGTGATGATTATTTTCAGATCAGGGCCTGATCCACGGCGAGGATGGTTATAAGTCACTTTAGAACAATAACTTAGAAGATGTGCGACGAATTCTTGGAAAAACACTATTGCATTTTCATCATCACGTGATTACATTGACGGCTATGGACGAGGAAAAACAATTGCTTACCCAGCNNNNNNNNNNGCCGTCGCAGAGGCGTTGCGGCGACAAATGCTGGACGGGCATCTGGCCGCCGGAGTCAAGCTGCCCGCCCTCCAAGACTTGGCTGAGCAGTTCAAAGTCAGCACCCATACGGTCCGATGCGCAATTCGGATTCTTGAGCGCGAAGGATGCGCCTACCGGGTGCCGGCCGTCGGAGCCTTTGTCCGCCCCTACGGAACGGCGCCTGTCTCGAAACAGACCGTCGTCGCCCTCGTCACCTACGACATCGGCGGGGCGTTCGAATTGGGGATCGCACGAGGTATCGAACGGGCTTGCCAGGACCGCGGATGGGAACTGCAGATCTATGATTCTCGTTCGGACCCCAAAGCTGAGGTGCGAAGCCTCGAACGCCTTGAGCGAAATACGGTTGCTCGCGGGGCGATCATTCTGCCGACGGGTAACGATGACAATATCGAGGCGCTCTTCAAACTCAAGCTGGGCGGCATGCCGATGGTTCTGCTGGACCGGTCCATCCCCGGCTTGAAGGTCGATACGATCGAATCGGAACACGAGAAGGGGGCGTACCAGGCCACGCAGTATCTTCTCGATCGGGGACACGAGCGCGTCTACATGTTGACTGAGCCTCCAAGCGTGTCGTCGATCGCCGCCCGCATCCGAGGTTATGAGCTTGCGCTCCGGAACCGCGGCATCAACCCCGGGCCGCAGTGGCGAGTGGAGGTGGACCCGGAGATGTCGGCTCGCGGTATCCAGGAGGATCATCGGTGGTTGGGTGGGTACCAGGCGGCATTGCGGGCTCTCAAGACGTTCAAGTCTCCGCTCGCTTTCTTCACGCTCAACGACTACATCGGTTGGGGCCTTTACAAGGCTTGCAGGGAAATGGGACTGCGGGTGCCCCAGGACGTCTCGGTGATTTGCTTTGACGATTCCGACATCACCCGGGCAATGACGCCGCCCCTGACTGTCATAGCCCAACGAACCAATGAACTCGGCCTGAAAGCGGTCGAGTTGCTCGAACGACGACTGTTGGCCGACAACAAGACCATGAAGCCTGAACAGGTCCGAGTGGACGTGGATCTGATTGAACGACAGTCCGTGGCGGATCTGCGCCAGGCCTGATGGTCGAGACAATGCAGCTCAGGTATTCGGAGGTACAGCTCATGTACGCACGTACCGATTGTCTCACGGGCACATGGCGGCGGTTCCGCATGTCGCGTCGCACCCCCGCATGCAAAGGATTCACCCTGATCGAAGTGCTGGTCGTGGTCGCGATCATCGCGCTGCTCATTTCCATTTTGCTGCCCTCTCTCAGGCAGGCCCGCGACCTGGCCAAGAGGGTCATGTGCAACACGAATCTTCACGACCTGGGCATCTGCCTCAACACATATGCCCACGAGAACAACGCGTTCTTCCCCCCTACGCCGTACTTGGGCTCGACGCCGTCATCAAACCCCAACGAGCCATGGGGGCCTGGTGATGACAATCTCTTCATCCTCTGGTACCGCAAGTACGCCCGCAACATCGCAAGCTTCTCGTGCCCGGCCACGACCTATCGTGTCAGGACGCCGGAGAAGATCGTGAAGCAACCCGCGCTGAACGGCTTCACTGTGGAGATCACCACCAACGGCATCGTCGGACAAAACGACTTCGAGCACCTCGCACAGAAGGTCTCAAGCAACGGGTTCGGCACCAGCTATGAGTACAACGGCTGGTATACCCGGGGTAGCAAGCTCCCGGTGATAAACTGGTACTTCGCCAGGCCACCAGACTGGACCCCTGACCATCCACTCTGGCAGGGCAACAAGCCGCTCACGTTGAACGTCCTGAAGCCCGCCCCCTCGCGCACATTTATCATGCATGATGCGGATGAGAGCGGCAACGTCATGGGGGCGCCCGGGACCCTGGGCACTGACAGCAACAACTACCCTGAGTCTTGGGACAATCACGGTGACAAGGGCATGAACATTCTCTTCGTTGATGCCCATGCAGAGTTTTTCATTCGCAGCCGCGTCGGCAGTGTTTGGGAATGGAAGAAAATGGTTCAATGACGTTGTTGCGGTGTCTGGTCCCGGCTTCGGCGCGATCAGCACGTCCGTCTGCCGGCTGCGGTCGACATCACGAGTGACGCGGCCATGGCATGGCCCCGCGGCTCAGGTATTCAGGAGGAATGGGGGATGACGAATGCTCCCGACACGTCGCCCGGCTGGTCACGAAGGGTGGTTATGCTTGGTGCTATCGTGGTCGTCCTGCTGGGGGTCTGCTGGTGGACTTGGTCGGACAATGAGTCTTCCACCGTGCTGCGCCCGGCGGTCTGCTTGAGCTGTGGCCATGAGTGCGAGGTCGCCGTGGGAGACGCGCCGAGCCTGGAGAAGTGGCCGCGAGAGTGCCCCAATTGCAGCAAAGCGAGCCTTTATCTCGGTGTGAGATGCAATCATTGTCGCAAGCTGATTCCGATAAAGGGCGCCTCCGCAGGGCAGACCGGAGATTCGAACACGTGCCCTTGGTGCAAGTCCGAGCACAGAGAACATTAGCGGATAGTGCTCGCCGCACGTCGAAATCCAGGTCAATCGGGGTAGCGGGTGAGGCACGCCGGCAAGAGCACCCATGGCAGGGGTTGGGCAGACCCCACTGAACAGGCCGAGGCTGGTCGTGAGTCTCGGGGTACCGCGGTTTGGGAACACGCCGCATGCATTCGTGCTCCGTCCTCCGATCCGGAGCAACGCGGCGGTAAAACTAAACGGCGAGAGCACAGTCGGATGGTAACGTCTACCGCTCAGCTCCCGATGTTCGGCAGCGAGGGAAGCGATGGTTGACGTGAGCAAGAGCTCAATCTGAGAGCAGTGTGCATGAAGCCTTTCTCTCGAATCAGAATCGTTGCCGCTGTGGTCGTGGCAGCCGCGATGCTCTGCACGGTAAAAATGGCCATTGGCGACGAACAGGGCACCGCGCAGTGGCGACTCGCATTTGAAGACTCGTTCGATCGGCCTCAACCCGGCGAGCAGTGGGACTTCGTCCTGGGCCAAGGCAAGATCGTCGACGGCCGGATGCACGTGGCCGCGAATAGCGATTGCGTCGTGGCCATGATAAACCGCGACTTCGCCGACGACGTGCGGCTGGAGTTCGACGCCGAGACGGACCCGAAAATGCCGCCCTGCGACATCGCCTGCGGTCTGGGTGGCAGCAACTTCATCAATTACGGCTACCTCCTGCAATTCGGCGCCCGTGGCAACCAGGCCAATCAGTTGTACACGTCGATCGCCCGTTGCATGCCATACCAACTCGATGAAAAGCCGCCATTCGTCATCGAATATGGCAAGACCTACAAGTGCGTCGCCGAGAAAGAGGGTCGGCGGGTCAGCTACACAGTCAACGGAACGAAACTCCTGGAAGTCACGGACCCGGACGTGCTCGGCGGTCCAGGTTTTCGCCGCGTCTGCCTGGTGACGTGGAGCGGTATGTATGTCGACCACGTCAAGGTCTACGAACGAGTCTCGCCGGCACCCGACGGCCCCATCCTGATCCGCAAGCCGGAATCCCTCGATTTCGGTTTTCGCTGGGAGAACCGCACGCTTGCCTATTCGGGAGGCAAGTCGCTGCCCGAACAAGTCCGGTCCGGGATCGAAGCCTACAACGCGAGGCAGTACGCCCGAGCATTCGAGCTGCTGACTTCCGTGAAGCCGCCCACGCGCGAGAGCGTGGTCGCATCGGCTTATGTTCTCGGCGACTTGGCGTTCTTCGAGAAAGAGGCGGATCAGCAGAAGGTATGGGAGCTTGCGCAGGAACTGGCGAAAACTCATCCGGACAATCCGGCGACCTCTGATTTCGCCCTGCTGGCCAAGTGGTTCAGCGGTGTGACCATTCCGAGTCGCAACAAACGAGATGCCGAGCGGATCTTCCAGATCGGCCCCGAGAACAACCCCTTCTACTACAAGGCAATGCTGTACCGCGCACGGTACCACCTGGCTTGGGCCCGCGAGTCAGGCCTTCAGCGGCAGTCTCAGGAAGCACTGGAGCTTTTTCTCGCCCTCAAGAAGCTCTGGCCCGACCACCCGGGAATTGCCGACCTGACCGGTGAACAGACGGCCTGGGGGCCGGAGCTGATTCGGGCTGAGTCCGAGGGGCCGTTGTGGGCTCGACTCTTGCAGGAGGGACTGGCTCGCTCGCACGCCATTCTCAACTGGTGGTTTACTGAGCGGCAGGCGACCGACGGGCAACTGGGCGGCGGCTGGGGAGATGACGTTGAATTGCTGCGATCGTGGGGAATGCCCGCGTGCATCACCAGCGCTCAGCAGATACCCGTCGAGGGCATCCGGAAGCTCGCCGACGGCGTCTGGGAACATGTGCTGCACGGAAACGGATACCCCGAAGACGGTGACGTGGAGCACGCGGCGGAGCCGGCCGCTGATTCGCAGCCCTTGATGATGCTCCTTCGCTACGGCAACCCCCAGTACGTCGAGCGGAACCTGAAAACGGCCAGGTTTCTCCGCGACGTCGCAATGGGAGTCAACCAGCGCGGCTTCCTGCAGTTCAAGTCGTGCTATTTCGGAACCGACGGCGTCAACCTGCATCCGAGCGCCGTCGGACAGAACATCTACCATTCGCGGCCCATGCGACACTTCGTCTGGCTGGCTTGGCACGGAATTCCGCAAGCCCGCGACGTGTTACTGGTCTGGGCGGACGGCCTCCGCGAGATCGCCATGGCCGAGATCGGCCCAAAACCTGCCGGCTACATGCCCTTCACCATGTTCTGGCCCTCGGGCAACATCTATCCGCCCGAGAACCGTTTTTGGCTGGATGAGAGGGTCCACGCCTATGGTATGTCGCCAGGCAAGCTCTGGAAGTACCATTTCCCCCTTTGCAGCGCCTACTACTTCAGCCGCGATCGCAAGTTCCTCGAACCGATCGACCGGATGATGGACCTGGCAAGCATGTCTTCGGGTCGCGCGGAGTATGACCAGAGCCTGCCTCGCGATCACCTTAAGAACCTGTTGGCCGATCTGTCCCGTGAGCCGTCGGTCGAGGTGACCACGCTCTACCGCTGGTTGACGGGCTCATCAATCTACGACGAATTCGGCCTGTCCGAATCGATGCGTCTGCAAACGGACAGGAACATCGACCGTTTTGCCAAGGCCCTTGAGCCCGCGATATCAGACCTGCGGATCAACTGGGCGGCAAAGACAAGCGAGGTCCTTCAGACGGACCGTTTTGACATTCCCGGCGACTTCTTGATCTTCTCGGCGTACACGGGCGCCGTAACCTCGCTCATCGAAGACGGCCTGATTCCGACGATCGCCGTCACATGGGACACGCCTGATCTGAACTTCGCCGCACTGGTGTTACACGCTTCACCCGACCGCATGCGCGTGCTTATCCACAATTTCAACAACGACCCTATGCCGGTCGGCCTGAAACCCTGGCAACTCGTTCCCGGTGAGTATCTGCTGAACCGGGGTATCCAGCAGAGCGACGGCGCCCGACCAATCACCTGGGAACCCCCCGTCAGAATCATCCACAAATCCCGGGGGACGCCGATCCATCTGGACCTTCCTCCGGGCAGAACCTCAGTCATCGAGTTGAGATTACAGAAGGCGATCGCACGGCCGCCGCTTCTTCCCGATCTCGC
Above is a genomic segment from Phycisphaerae bacterium containing:
- a CDS encoding GntR family transcriptional regulator, which translates into the protein AVAEALRRQMLDGHLAAGVKLPALQDLAEQFKVSTHTVRCAIRILEREGCAYRVPAVGAFVRPYGTAPVSKQTVVALVTYDIGGAFELGIARGIERACQDRGWELQIYDSRSDPKAEVRSLERLERNTVARGAIILPTGNDDNIEALFKLKLGGMPMVLLDRSIPGLKVDTIESEHEKGAYQATQYLLDRGHERVYMLTEPPSVSSIAARIRGYELALRNRGINPGPQWRVEVDPEMSARGIQEDHRWLGGYQAALRALKTFKSPLAFFTLNDYIGWGLYKACREMGLRVPQDVSVICFDDSDITRAMTPPLTVIAQRTNELGLKAVELLERRLLADNKTMKPEQVRVDVDLIERQSVADLRQA
- a CDS encoding prepilin-type N-terminal cleavage/methylation domain-containing protein yields the protein MYARTDCLTGTWRRFRMSRRTPACKGFTLIEVLVVVAIIALLISILLPSLRQARDLAKRVMCNTNLHDLGICLNTYAHENNAFFPPTPYLGSTPSSNPNEPWGPGDDNLFILWYRKYARNIASFSCPATTYRVRTPEKIVKQPALNGFTVEITTNGIVGQNDFEHLAQKVSSNGFGTSYEYNGWYTRGSKLPVINWYFARPPDWTPDHPLWQGNKPLTLNVLKPAPSRTFIMHDADESGNVMGAPGTLGTDSNNYPESWDNHGDKGMNILFVDAHAEFFIRSRVGSVWEWKKMVQ